The following are encoded in a window of Halorarum salinum genomic DNA:
- a CDS encoding DUF5802 family protein produces MFERFSSGYYLGRLYVQPRGEREAAIKRDDHERVNEQLYATGEGVERLDNPLVMKVGTRHYPVVGDDDVPRGTLTLPEDAVPGDLEGKLPGRREVFLANADRAEDLLQFTGWEGESSA; encoded by the coding sequence ATGTTCGAACGCTTCTCGAGCGGCTACTACCTCGGACGCCTCTACGTCCAGCCCCGGGGCGAACGCGAGGCGGCGATCAAGCGCGACGACCACGAGCGGGTCAACGAGCAGCTCTACGCGACCGGCGAGGGCGTGGAGCGGCTCGACAACCCGCTCGTCATGAAGGTCGGGACGCGCCACTACCCGGTCGTCGGGGACGACGACGTCCCGCGCGGGACGCTCACGCTCCCCGAGGACGCGGTCCCCGGCGACCTGGAGGGGAAGCTCCCCGGCCGCCGCGAGGTGTTCCTCGCGAACGCCGACCGTGCGGAGGACCTCCTCCAGTTCACCGGCTGGGAGGGCGAGTCGAGCGCGTAA
- a CDS encoding CBS domain-containing protein, whose product MPVGHLGPEDVATVEPDAQVSEAVDRLESESVGAVVVADGDEPIGVVTDRDVALAVGGDEPVGTEPVRSVMSEDPVTLHEDEEAMELSRTIDEHDVRRVPIVDDDGELTGIATADDLVGTVGEQLDRVANTIEAQSPEYSP is encoded by the coding sequence ATGCCCGTTGGACACCTCGGACCGGAGGACGTGGCGACCGTCGAACCGGACGCACAGGTGAGCGAGGCCGTGGACCGGCTCGAATCCGAGAGCGTCGGCGCGGTCGTCGTCGCCGACGGCGACGAACCGATCGGCGTCGTCACCGACCGGGACGTGGCGCTGGCGGTCGGCGGGGACGAACCGGTCGGGACCGAGCCGGTGCGGTCGGTCATGAGCGAGGACCCGGTGACCCTCCACGAGGACGAGGAGGCGATGGAGCTCTCCCGGACGATCGACGAACACGACGTCCGGCGGGTCCCGATCGTCGACGACGACGGCGAACTGACCGGGATCGCGACCGCGGACGACCTCGTCGGGACGGTCGGCGAACAGCTCGATCGCGTCGCCAACACCATCGAGGCCCAGTCGCCGGAGTACAGCCCCTGA
- a CDS encoding Vms1/Ankzf1 family peptidyl-tRNA hydrolase, which produces MLDRLLMRDGLKSRIEDLEEERDSLRARLDAEEERRREAARRRQDAEERVNELEHRIEELTDRVDRAEDEEAAAEFRGTETLRRGRLDSVLSRLRSVEAGTEGALSAMVTDGDVPEAVRERLGDRAPLVRRAAPTLVYRDDAGVVSCALDPPLPPEPFCEWDDRFRVEGSWFRPTGRLAFGLVRSDTFALGTYEGGERVDYAGFTTDVMSEHDKGGYSQARFERIRDEQIDEHLDRCRERLSDVDADRVVLVGERTVLTEVREHADRTAGSDATGDPEEALEAAFEDFWTATLRLL; this is translated from the coding sequence ATGCTCGACCGACTCCTCATGCGCGACGGGCTGAAGTCCCGCATCGAGGACCTGGAGGAGGAGCGCGACTCGCTGCGCGCGCGACTCGACGCGGAGGAGGAGCGCCGCCGCGAGGCCGCCCGCAGGCGGCAGGATGCCGAGGAGCGCGTCAACGAACTCGAACACCGCATCGAGGAGCTGACGGACCGGGTCGACCGGGCGGAGGACGAGGAGGCCGCCGCGGAGTTCCGCGGGACCGAGACGCTCCGGCGCGGACGGCTCGATTCGGTGCTCTCCCGGCTCCGGAGCGTCGAGGCCGGCACGGAGGGCGCCCTCTCGGCGATGGTGACCGACGGGGACGTCCCGGAGGCGGTCCGGGAGCGGCTGGGCGACCGCGCGCCGCTCGTCCGCAGGGCGGCGCCGACGCTCGTCTACCGCGACGACGCCGGCGTCGTCTCCTGCGCGCTCGACCCGCCGCTCCCGCCCGAACCGTTCTGCGAGTGGGACGACCGGTTCCGCGTCGAGGGGTCCTGGTTCCGCCCGACCGGCCGGCTGGCGTTCGGGCTGGTCCGGTCGGACACGTTCGCGCTCGGCACGTACGAGGGCGGCGAGCGCGTCGACTACGCGGGTTTCACGACCGACGTGATGAGCGAGCACGACAAGGGCGGCTACTCGCAGGCGCGCTTCGAGCGTATCCGCGACGAGCAGATCGACGAGCACCTCGACCGCTGTCGGGAGCGGCTGTCCGACGTGGACGCCGACAGGGTGGTCCTGGTCGGCGAGCGCACCGTCCTGACCGAGGTCCGCGAACACGCCGACCGGACCGCCGGCAGCGACGCGACCGGCGACCCCGAGGAGGCGCTGGAGGCCGCGTTCGAGGACTTCTGGACCGCGACGCTGCGGCTGCTCTGA
- a CDS encoding aldo/keto reductase, whose amino-acid sequence MPEFRRFGQGTYKLEGERCAESVETALELGYRHVDTAQSYDNEGYVGEALAAANVDREDVFVATKLATGNLAYDDAVESARESAERLGVDAIDLLYVHWPIDTYDAAETCRALDDLVDEGLVRNVGLSNFRPDQLREAREHLESPLFAHQVECHPLFRQEELRELAREDDHRLVAYCPIARNQVADVPEIREIAGKHDATPAQVSIAWLLAKEDVAAIPKATGEDHLRENLAATDLELDGDDVAAIDDLSESRRIVDFEEAPWNRV is encoded by the coding sequence ATGCCCGAGTTCCGTCGCTTCGGACAGGGGACCTACAAGCTCGAAGGGGAACGGTGCGCCGAGAGCGTCGAAACGGCGCTCGAACTCGGCTACCGCCACGTCGACACCGCCCAGAGCTACGACAACGAGGGGTACGTCGGCGAGGCGCTCGCCGCCGCGAACGTGGACCGCGAGGACGTGTTCGTCGCGACGAAGCTCGCGACGGGGAACCTCGCGTACGACGACGCGGTGGAGTCGGCCCGCGAGAGCGCCGAGCGGCTCGGGGTCGACGCCATCGACCTGCTGTACGTCCACTGGCCGATCGACACCTACGACGCGGCCGAGACGTGCCGCGCGCTGGACGACCTGGTCGACGAGGGGCTGGTCCGCAACGTCGGGCTCTCGAACTTCCGGCCCGACCAGCTACGGGAGGCGCGCGAACACCTTGAGAGCCCCCTCTTCGCCCACCAAGTGGAGTGCCACCCGCTGTTCCGGCAGGAGGAGCTCCGCGAACTCGCCCGCGAGGACGACCACCGGCTCGTCGCCTACTGCCCGATCGCGCGCAACCAGGTCGCCGACGTCCCCGAGATCCGGGAGATCGCCGGGAAGCACGACGCCACCCCGGCGCAGGTGAGCATCGCCTGGCTCCTCGCGAAGGAGGACGTCGCCGCGATCCCGAAGGCGACCGGCGAGGACCACCTCCGCGAGAACCTCGCGGCGACCGACCTGGAGCTCGACGGGGACGACGTCGCCGCCATCGACGACCTGTCGGAGTCCCGGCGGATCGTCGACTTCGAGGAGGCGCCCTGGAACCGGGTCTGA